A genomic region of Sciurus carolinensis chromosome 7, mSciCar1.2, whole genome shotgun sequence contains the following coding sequences:
- the Dek gene encoding protein DEK, giving the protein MSASASAADGDGAPAQPASEKEPEMPGPRAESDEEEEDDDDEEDEEEKEKSLIVEGKREKKKVERLTMQVSSLQREPFTIAQGKGQKLCEIERIHFFLSKKKTDELRNLHKLLYNRPGTVSSLKKNVGQFSGFPFEKGSIQYKKKEEMLKKFRNAMLKSICEVLDLERSGVNSELVKRILNFLMHPKPSGKPLPKSKKTSSKGSKKERNSSGMARKAKRTKCPEILSDESSSDEDEKKNKEESSDDEDKESEEEPPKKTSKKEKVKQKATSKNKKSVKSANVKKADSSTTKKNQNSSKKESESEDSSDDEPLIKKLKKPPTDEELKETVKKLLASANLEEVTMKQICKEVYENYPAYDLTERKDFIKTTVKELIS; this is encoded by the exons ATGTCCGCCTCGGCCTCCGCCGCGGACGGAGACGGAGCCCCTGCCCAGCCCGCGTCCGAGAAGGAGCCCGAGATGCCCGGCCCTAGAGCGGAGAgcgacgaggaggaggaggacgacgACGacgaggaggacgaggaggagaaAG AAAAGAGTCTCATTGTGGAAggcaagagggaaaagaaaaaagtagagagGTTGACAATGCAAGTGTCTTCCTTACAGAGAGAACCATTTACAATCGCACAAG gaaagGGGCAGAAACTTTGTGAAATTGAAAGGATACATTTCTTTCTgagcaagaaaaaaacagatgaacTTAGAAATCTACACAAACTGCTTTACAACAGACCAGGCACT gtGTCCTCATTAAAGAAGAATGTGGGGCAGTTCAGTGGCTTTCCATTTGAAAAAGGGAGTATCcaatataaaaagaaggaagaaatgctgaaaaa atTTAGAAATGCCATGTTAAAGAGCATCTGTGAGGTTCTTGATTTGGAGAGATCAGGTGTAAATAGTGAACTAGTGAAGAGGATCCTGAATTTCCTAATGCATCCAAAGCCTTCTGGCAAA CCATTGCCAAAATCTAAAAAAACCTCTAGCAAAGGCAGTAAAAAAGAACGAAATAGTTCTGGAATGGCAAGGAAGGCAAAGCGAACCAAATGTCCTGAAATTCTATCGGATGAATCTAGTAGTGacgaagatgaaaagaaaaacaaggaagagtCTTCAGATGATGAAGATAAAGAAAGTGAAGAGGAG CCACCAAAAAAGacctctaaaaaagaaaaagtgaaacagaaagctacttctaaaaataaaaagtctgtaaAAAGTGCAAATGTTAAGAAGGCAGATAGTAGTACCACCAAGAAGAATCAAAACAGTTCCAAAAAAG AAAGTGAAtctgaggatagttcagatgatgagcctttaattaaaaaattgaagaaaccaCCTACAgatgaagaattaaaagaaacagTAAAGAAATTATTGGCCAGTGCTAACCTGGAGGAAGTCACAATGAAGCAGATTTGCAAAGAG GTATATGAAAATTACCCTGCTTATGATTTAACTGAGAGAAAAGACTTCATAAAAACAACTGTAAAAGAG CTAATTTCTTGA